ATTAAGTCAATGTTTTATTTCTTCAACTAACATTACAGATAAAATAGTTAATTATGCTGGAAATATTAGCGATTATTCAATAATAGAAATTGGTCCAGGACTCGGTACAATGACTTATTCTATATTAAAACAAAATCCAAAAAAATTAATTTCTATCGAAAAAGACAGTAGATTATTATCAATACATCAGAAAATAGTTAAAGAATATCAAGGAAAATATGAATTTATATTATCAGATGCACTAAATATTGATTTACAGAATATCGTTGAACCTCCAGTAAAAATCATAGCAAATTTACCTTATCATATAGCAACTCCTCTATTGATAAAATGGACAAATTATATTAATTTTTTTACTAGTTTTACATTAATGTTTCAAAAAGAAGTAGCAGATCGTATAATAGCACAGCCAAATAGCAAAAGCTATGGGGTACTATCTATACTTATTCAATTGTTATCAGATACATACAAAATGGAAGATTTTGGACCAGAAATATTTTCACCTCAACCTAAAGTAATGTCATCTGTGATTAATATCATTGTATTATCGGAACCTAGATTTCATGTAAATCACAATAAATTATTTCAAGTATTAAAAACAACATTTAGTGAACGCCGCAAAATGATACGCTCTACATTAAAAAAACTTACTAATAATGCAGATGAAAT
This Ehrlichia japonica DNA region includes the following protein-coding sequences:
- the rsmA gene encoding 16S rRNA (adenine(1518)-N(6)/adenine(1519)-N(6))-dimethyltransferase RsmA, with the translated sequence MHHINKINPKKELSQCFISSTNITDKIVNYAGNISDYSIIEIGPGLGTMTYSILKQNPKKLISIEKDSRLLSIHQKIVKEYQGKYEFILSDALNIDLQNIVEPPVKIIANLPYHIATPLLIKWTNYINFFTSFTLMFQKEVADRIIAQPNSKSYGVLSILIQLLSDTYKMEDFGPEIFSPQPKVMSSVINIIVLSEPRFHVNHNKLFQVLKTTFSERRKMIRSTLKKLTNNADEILQFLNIANNLRPENLSIEQFCKIASYI